AGCAACCTTATCCACCACAGCAATACCCTCAACAACCTTATCAGCAACAACCATACCCGCCCCAGCCACAGCATCCGGGACAGCAGCCACCACCACAGCAACAACCTCCGGCGCAACAGCAGCCTGCTACGCAACCTCCGGCTGCGAATGCGCCTCCGCAGTCGCCGGCTCCTCAACAGGCCCCGAAACCACCTCAAAATCAGCCGGAACCACCAAAAAATGAAGAGAAAGAGCAAAAATCCAAAAATGATGACGATCTTCCCTTCATGGATGAATTGCCGGATGTGTTCTGAAAACATAAAATCTTCCAGGAATTGCCTGCATCTGGTAAACTGGCTGGCATCTTTTTCACTATCTATCCATACATTTTAATACGCGGTCTCAAATACTATGTCTGTTATGAATCAGCTTCCGTTCGAGCGTCCCATCTACGAACTGGAAGAGCAGCTCAAGAAAATTGAGCAGGAACCCAATCCGACCCCCAATACCAAAGACGCCATTCGCAATATGCGACTGGAAATCACGCGTATGAAACGTGAGATCTTTGAAAACCTGGATGCCTGGGACACATGCAAAGTCGCCCGTCATGCGGAACGACCACAGACACTCGATTACCTGGAACTCGTATTTGATGAATTCGTCGAACTGCATGGCGACAAAGCCATCGGTGACGACCGTGCGATTCTGACGGGCCTTGCGAAACTGGACGGTCAGAAAGTCATGTTTGTCGGACAGCAGAAAGGACGCACGTTAAAAGAGCGCACCGAATGCTATTACGGCTGTGCTCATCCGGAAGGCTACCGCAAAGCCCTTTCCAAAATGAAGATGGCAGAAAAATTCGGAATCCCTGTTATCTGCCTGATCGATACCCCTGGTGCTTACCCGGGCATCAAGGCCGAAGAACAAGGGATCTCCTACAACATTGCAATCAACCTCAGGGAAATGTCGCTACTGAAAACCCCCATCATCTGCGTCGTGATTGGCGAAGGGGGATCCGGGGGCGCAATTGGAATCGGCGTTGGCGATCACATCTCCGTACTGCAGTATGCCTACTATTCCGTGATCACAGCGGAAGGCTGTGC
The sequence above is a segment of the Gimesia algae genome. Coding sequences within it:
- a CDS encoding acetyl-CoA carboxylase carboxyltransferase subunit alpha; amino-acid sequence: MNQLPFERPIYELEEQLKKIEQEPNPTPNTKDAIRNMRLEITRMKREIFENLDAWDTCKVARHAERPQTLDYLELVFDEFVELHGDKAIGDDRAILTGLAKLDGQKVMFVGQQKGRTLKERTECYYGCAHPEGYRKALSKMKMAEKFGIPVICLIDTPGAYPGIKAEEQGISYNIAINLREMSLLKTPIICVVIGEGGSGGAIGIGVGDHISVLQYAYYSVITAEGCAGILWKDVKYAKEAANALKFTSQNLLELGIIDEVIPEPLGGAHRDHRQMATALKASLSANLKHLTSISKDQLVDNRYEKFRKIGKFHETLEVETA